A single Vigna radiata var. radiata cultivar VC1973A chromosome 8, Vradiata_ver6, whole genome shotgun sequence DNA region contains:
- the LOC106771369 gene encoding uncharacterized protein LOC106771369 yields the protein MNLPPTKPSLLPLDTALNPECAHCASKDSRLFHRLWIRGMSRRVCTSCVLLLHPSSFCPYCFQFFDHPLSNTSAPAHRFLSCTKCSSLTHLDCLPSPLPSSPFLCPPCSQPNFSFFPDSISSLDKRHALILLCACKVASAAASKSLALARTRVERTVREAALARKRARDSLDHCSILDKIKRLGLEGTLEVSNARNLGTHHNNVVCKKEELNSFTGQSKVNVKGPSEVPLLPRPVIKSGNNEGKLLTR from the coding sequence ATGAATCTTCCTCCGACTAAACCAAGTCTTCTGCCGCTGGACACTGCCCTCAATCCGGAATGTGCCCACTGTGCCTCTAAGGACAGCCGTCTCTTCCACCGCCTCTGGATTCGGGGCATGAGCCGCCGCGTCTGCACTTCCTGCGTCCTCCTCCTCCACCCGTCTTCCTTCTGCCCCTATTGCTTCCAATTTTTTGACCACCCTCTCTCTAATACCTCCGCCCCTGCTCACCGCTTCCTGTCCTGCACCAAATGCTCCTCACTCACTCACCTCGATTGTCTCCCTTCGCCTCTGCCTTCCTCCCCTTTCCTCTGTCCACCTTGCTCTCAACCAAACTTCTCTTTTTTCCCCGATTCCATCTCCTCCCTGGACAAACGCCATGCCCTCATCCTCCTCTGTGCCTGTAAGGTTGCCTCCGCCGCCGCTTCCAAGTCTCTCGCCCTTGCCCGGACTAGAGTTGAGCGAACTGTCCGCGAGGCTGCCCTGGCGAGAAAGAGGGCACGGGACTCTTTGGACCATTGCTCCATTCTTGACAAGATTAAGCGGCTGGGCCTTGAGGGCACTCTTGAGGTTTCTAATGCCAGGAATTTGGGAACACATCATAATAATGTTGTGTGTAAAAAAGAGGAGTTAAATAGTTTCACAGGACAGAGTAAGGTTAATGTTAAGGGACCTTCTGAGGTGCCGCTCTTGCCTCGTCCTGTCATTAAAAGTGGGAATAATGAAGGCAAATTATTGACTCGATAG
- the LOC106772824 gene encoding uncharacterized protein LOC106772824: MAAMKLIAICQSGGKFLTEKDGCLSYKGGDAHAIDIDDEMKFDEFKVEVAEMFNIRTDSMSIKYFLPGNKKTLITVSNDKDLKRMIKFHGSSSTVDIYILFEEVVALEVSNMPGSRSSRTTLSETVAPAPLNACHSHIVDTVLDHDTNQIDTNMDMDMLPEISPSLPLQSSIEEKYAKGAQQWQNTITGVGQRFSSVHEFRESLRKYAIAHQFAFKYKKNDSHRVTVKCKADGCPWRIHASRLSTTQLICIKKMNSTHTCDGAFATTGHQATRSWVASIIKEKLKDFPDYKPKDIVNDIKQEYGIQLNYFQAWRGKEIAKEQLQGSYKEAYSQLPFFCEKLMEANPGSLAMCTTKEDSSFDRLFVSLHALLHGFQQGCRPLIFLDSIPLRSKYQGTLLAATSADADDGVYPVAFAIVDDAECDDSWHWFLLQLKSVLSTSCPITFVADREKGLKTSIAEIFEGSFHAYCLRYLTEQLFRDLKGQFSHEVKRLMIEDLYAAAYATKPEGFHNSMESIKKISEEAYNWIIQSEPQNWANSFFQGTRYNHMTSNFGELFYSWVSDADELPITQMVDVIRGKIMELIVARKTASEQWETRLSPSMEDKLKKESQKNHSLSVLQSTCSTYEVCGDTTEVVDIDRWECSCKAWQLTGVPCCHAIAVIVGIGQSVYDYCSRYCTTESYRLTYSEIVHPISDAEMSASKDSQLVVTVTPPPTKRPPGRPATKRFGPHEVVKRHLHCSRCKGLGHNKSTCKE; encoded by the exons ATGGCTGCCATGAAGCTAATTGCAATATGTCAGTCCGGAGGCAAGTTTTTGACTGAGAAAGACGGTTGTTTGTCATATAAAGGTGGTGATGCTCATGCTATAGACATTGATGATGAAATGAAGTTTGACGAGTTCAAGGTGGAAGTGGCCGAAATGTTTAACATTAGAACTGATAGCATGTCTATCAAGTATTTCCTTCCTGGGAATAAGAAGACTCTCATTACTGTATCTAATGACAAGGATCTGAAGCGGATGATTAAATTTCATGGGAGTTCTTCTACTGTTGATATTTATATCCTTTTTGAAGAGGTAGTTGCCCTTGAGGTATCAAACATGCCTGGCAGTAG GTCAAGCAGAACAACATTGTCTGAAACAGTAGCACCGGCACCACTCAATGCTTGTCACAGTCATATTGTTGATACTGTGCTTGATCATGATACCAATCAAATTGATACAAATATGGATATGGACATGCTGCCGGAAATTTCtccctctcttcctcttcaatCCTCAATCGAAGAGAAGTATGCCAAGGGAGCACAGCAGTGGCAAAATACTATAACAGGGGTGGGTCAAAGGTTCAGTAGTGTACATGAGTTTCGAGAATCCTTGCGTAAATATGCCATTGCCCATCAATTTGCtttcaaatataagaaaaatgatagtCATCGAGTAACTGTTAAATGCAAAGCAGATGGTTGTCCTTGGAGAATTCATGCATCAAGGTTGTCAACCACTCAGTTGAtatgtataaagaaaatgaattcaaCTCATACCTGTGATGGGGCTTTTGCAACAACAGGGCATCAAGCAACTAGGAGTTGGGTGGCCAGTATTATAAAGGAGAAGTTGAAAGATTTTCCGGATTACAAACCTAAGGACATTGTCAATGACATCAAACAGGAATATGGAATTCAACTGAACTATTTTCAAGCATGGCGTGGGAAAGAGATTGCTAAAGAGCAGCTTCAGGGTTCTTATAAAGAGGCATACAGTCAGTTACCTTTCTTCTGTGAAAAGTTAATGGAGGCTAATCCTGGTAGTCTTGCCATGTGCACAACAAAGGAAGACTCAAGCTTCGATCGTCTCTTCGTATCACTTCATGCTTTGTTGCATGGCTTCCAACAAGGTTGCCGACCACTAATTTTCCTTGATAGCATTCCATTGAGGTCAAAATACCAAGGAACACTGTTAGCAGCAACTTCTGCAGATGCTGATGATGGTGTGTATCCTGTTGCCTTTGCTATTGTTGATGATGCAGAATGTGATGATAGCTGGCATTGGTTCTTACTTCAACTCAAATCGGTGCTTTCAACATCTTGTCCCATAACATTTGTAGCAGACAGAGAGAAGGGGCTGAAAACTTCAATTGCAGAGATATTTGAAGGTTCATTTCATGCATACTGCCTGCGATATTTGACTGAGCAACTTTTTAGAGACTTGAAAGGGCAGTTTTCTCATGAGGTAAAGCGACTCATGATTGAGGATTTATATGCTGCTGCGTATGCCACCAAACCAGAAGGTTTTCACAACTCAATGGAGAGCATTAAAAAGATTTCTGAAGAAGCTTACAATTGGATTATTCAAAGTGAACCTCAGAACTGGGCAAATTCATTTTTTCAGGGTACTAGATATAATCACATGACATCCAACTTTGGGGAGCTCTTCTATAGTTGGGTATCTGATGCAGATGAATTGCCGATAACGCAGATGGTCGATGTAATTAGGGGTAAGATTATGGAGTTGATAGTTGCCAGAAAGACTGCATCAGAACAATGGGAAACTAGGTTGAGTCCATCCATGGAAGATAAGCTTAAAAAAGAAAGTCAAAAAAATCATTCACTTTCAGTTCTGCAATCAACATGTAGCACCTATGAGGTATGTGGCGACACAACTGAGGTGGTTGATATTGACAGATGGGAATGTAGTTGTAAAGCCTGGCAACTGACTGGTGTGCCATGTTGTCATGCCATTGCCGTAATTGTTGGCATTGGCCaaagtgtttatgattattgcTCCAGATACTGTACAACGGAGAGCTACAGGTTGACATACTCGGAGATTGTGCATCCAATTTCAGATGCGGAAATGTCTGCTTCAAAAGATTCTCAGCTTGTGGTAACAGTAACACCTCCTCCCACCAAAAGACCTCCTGGTCGACCAGCTACAAAGCGATTTGGACCTCATGAAGTAGTCAAGCGCCATCTACATTGCAGCCGATGCAAGGGACTTGGACATAACAAGTCTACTTGCAAGGAGTAA